The following proteins are encoded in a genomic region of Montipora foliosa isolate CH-2021 chromosome 8, ASM3666993v2, whole genome shotgun sequence:
- the LOC137968633 gene encoding ATP-dependent DNA helicase pif1-like, which produces MHCDEDGSDNPQAIAPQIPITNLDWRLFILIKGKPGTGKSFALLHIIKRVLELDYSVLCVTPTGMLASNYAASISHTQFTANTIHSSFRYPVDKEERPTVNWEIANYDLVVVDELSMVPENVFAHISDTFRQLHVRPVLLLCGDPQQQPFDTVSGKSRTVPNVLHNKELDKNSTVVQFFTQHRCQDPQFQELLDNIRHYRPSSRVLKAIHGQRILYFNEPTDNDIFKVLTEMPDAMMLTVSRNAANNLFQDKPYFGHIQFDNSDNPQLLYKDMKVIITQNRDKELGIVNGRHATVITIQGASVFLKLSTGRIAAIYPVTTQVEDTMVIKYPIVPAYASTICKIQGQNLKKIVLWLDCDNIPEGSAYVAISRIKYLKDLYFLTPTHPRQYSPVEQSRS; this is translated from the coding sequence ATGCACTGCGATGAGGACGGTTCAGACAATCCTCAAGCAATTGCTCCTCAAATTCCCATAACGAACTTGGATTGGCGTCTATTCATTTTGATAAAAGGAAAACCTGGAACAGGAAAATCGTTTGCTCTTTTACATATAATAAAACGTGTATTAGAATTAGACTACAGTGTGCTTTGTGTTACGCCAACTGGAATGTTAGCTAGCAACTACGCTGCATCCATTAGCCATACTCAATTTACAGCTAACACAATTCACAGCAGTTTCAGATATCCTGTTGACAAAGAAGAAAGACCTACTGTAAATTGGGAGATAGCTAATTATGACTTAGTTGTTGTTGACGAGCTTTCTATGGTCCCTGAAAATGTCTTTGCACATATCTCGGATACCTTTAGACAATTGCATGTAAGGCCTGTGTTACTTCTATGCGGAGATCCacaacaacaaccttttgaCACTGTAAGTGGAAAATCACGAACAGTACCTAATGTGTTACACAACAAAGAACTAGACAAGAACAGCACAGTTGTTCAGTTTTTCACACAACACAGATGTCAAGATCCACAATTTCAAGAACTGCTAGACAACATTCGTCATTATAGACCTTCTAGTAGAGTATTAAAGGCAATTCACGGTCAACGCATTCTTTATTTCAATGAGCCTACTGATAATGACATTTTCAAAGTCCTTACTGAAATGCCAGATGCAATGATGCTAACTGTTTCAAGAAATGCAGCTAACAATTTATTTCAAGACAAACCCTATTTCGGTCATATCCAATTTGATAATAGCGACAACCCACAGCTATTGTACAAGGACATGAAAGTAATTATAACTCAAAACAGAGATAAAGAGCTAGGAATTGTAAATGGAAGACATGCCACAGTAATTACAATACAAGGAGCATCTGTTTTTTTGAAATTGTCTACGGGACGAATAGCTGCAATCTATCCGGTCACTACTCAAGTAGAAGACACTATGGTTATCAAATATCCTATTGTCCCTGCGTACGCCTCTACTATTTGcaaaattcaaggacaaaacCTAAAGAAAATTGTGTTATGGTTAGATTGTGATAACATTCCTGAAGGCAGTGCTTATGTAGCAATATCACGAATCAAATATCTTAAAGATTTATATTTCTTGACGCCAACGCATCCACGACAATACAGTCCCGTAGAACAGTCACGAAGTTAA